A single genomic interval of Gossypium raimondii isolate GPD5lz chromosome 11, ASM2569854v1, whole genome shotgun sequence harbors:
- the LOC128034622 gene encoding calmodulin-binding transcription activator 4-like, with amino-acid sequence MQFPGFYVMDLDLKTCWKKPSHEHLKVGDKERIHVYYAHGEDNSTFIRRCYWLLDKSLEQIVLLHYRETKEFGVYYKQKTLRYHSRIKQSFMFLPTQNQFVNDVCGFVLQTIAGFTSHTFKFEFVNRSVYSFACYRRV; translated from the exons ATGCAATTTCCAGGCTTCTACGTGATGG atttggatttaaaaacATGTTGGAAGAAGCCAAGTCATGAACACTTAAAA GTTGGTGATAAAGAAAGGATTCATGTATATTATGCACATGGTGAAGATAACTCAACCTTTATTCGCAGGTGTTATTGGCTGCTAGATAA GTCTTTGGAGCAAATAGTTCTTCTTCATTATCGTGAAACAAAGGAGTTTGGTGTTTACTACAAACAAAAAACTTTGAGATACCATTCCCGAATAAAGCAGTCTTTTATGTTTCTTCCTACTCAGAACCAGTTTGTGAATGATGTTTGTGGATTTGTGCTACAAACAATTGCAGGTTTCACTAGCCACACATTCAAATTCGAGTTCGTTAACAGATCAGTCTACTCCTTTGCTTGTTACAGAAGAGTTTGA
- the LOC105804061 gene encoding protein PHLOEM PROTEIN 2-LIKE A10, producing MELQLALKGLEFAQKKKKRVALMAAFGLTSYGFYRVYHFPAIAQKRNRVLKLLGALVSITEAVSDCAETIRVVSNDLNGFLQSELDQIPNSLKQVSKITRSNEFSQSIARVTQGLTVGILRGYQSEARSGDTLNAKSSSMDQVMDKLFTEDGAGFASAVVGSFARNLVMAACKELQSEGDSNSNSTPFWLNLVCGDEFRELIGDCIQVFVSSMVGVYLEKTKDVNTFDEFFAGLTNPNHATQLRNLLVTTSNGAMEALVKTSHQVLTNSNGSKDSPDDVNDDADDDDGWVRKVSSTLSEPRNKKFVVDMSGRIAFETVRAFLEALLDIVCQGMKKCVKVAHEAVVEGGLEIVRYVSAKSSVVATICLSLCLHILGGVWILVPAQVVSPSHVIL from the coding sequence ATGGAGCTGCAATTGGCTTTAAAGGGTTTGGAATTTGcccagaagaagaagaaacggGTTGCTTTAATGGCGGCTTTTGGTTTAACCAGTTATGGTTTCTATAGAGTTTATCACTTTCCTGCTATAGCTCAAAAGCGAAACAGAGTTTTAAAGCTTTTAGGAGCTTTGGTTTCCATTACTGAAGCCGTCTCTGATTGTGCTGAAACAATAAGAGTTGTTTctaatgatttgaatggttttCTCCAATCAGAATTAGACCAAATTCCAAATAGTTTGAAACAAGTTTCGAAAATCACCAGGTCCAATGAGTTTTCACAGTCCATAGCAAGGGTTACACAAGGCCTGACTGTGGGAATTTTACGTGGTTATCAATCGGAGGCAAGAAGTGGTGATACCTTAAATGCCAAATCTAGTTCAATGGATCAAGTTATGGATAAGCTTTTTACTGAAGATGGTGCTGGTTTTGCTTCCGCTGTTGTTGGAAGCTTTGCTAGGAATTTGGTCATGGCAGCATGTAAAGAACTGCAATCTGAAGGagattcaaactcaaattcGACTCCGTTCTGGCTGAATTTGGTGTGTGGTGATGAGTTTAGGGAGCTGATTGGTGATTGTATTCAAGTTTTTGTTAGCTCTATGGTGGGCGTTTATCTTGAAAAGACTAAAGATGTCAACACTTTTGATGAGTTCTTTGCAGGGTTGACTAACCCCAACCATGCAACACAACTGAGGAACTTGTTGGTCACTACTTCTAATGGTGCAATGGAGGCTCTTGTCAAAACATCTCATCAAGTTTTGACAAATTCTAATGGTTCAAAGGACTCACCTGATGATGTCAATGATGatgctgatgatgatgatgggtGGGTTAGAAAAGTATCATCAACTTTATCAGAGccaagaaataagaaatttgTTGTTGATATGAGTGGAAGGATTGCATTCGAAACAGTTAGAGCATTCCTTGAAGCTTTGTTGGACATAGTATGTCAAGGCATGAAAAAATGTGTCAAGGTTGCTCATGAAGCTGTCGTTGAAGGTGGTCTTGAGATAGTGAGATATGTTAGTGCAAAGTCTTCAGTTGTTGCCACCATATGTCTGTCTCTGTGCTTGCACATTCTTGGCGGTGTTTGGATCTTGGTGCCAGCACAAGTTGTTTCACCAAGTCATGTCATCCTATAG
- the LOC105804060 gene encoding ACT domain-containing protein ACR1, which yields MEIVYQPYIDPEFESLIERINAPRVCIDNDTCQHCTVVKVDSANRHGILLEMVQVLTDLDLVISKSYICSDGGWLMDVFHVRDQLGKKITDETLNLYIQQELCDTRRRGGVPKELQTCHKRKLRPCHISTEHTALEITGRDRPGLMSDISAALYELGCHITAAVAWTHNGRMACIIQVEDGLKGGPIMVQKRLALVQEKLESVVEGHHENGDKRSVLLTAPAADRTHTERRLHQMMYADKDYEPCQGCDGSCRHWNGCKKTHVTVETCKEKGYSLVNVRSRDRNKLLFDTVCALTDMQYVVFHAAVSLKGSMANQEYFIRRQDGCSLVSETESRKLAQCLVAAIERRVSHGVRLDICTENKMGLLWYLTRVFRENGLSITRTEIGTHGERASGCFYVTDASGNDANPRTVELVRQQIGGSVLVVNKSPNSSLSVSRSSGEMEERPRFSLGNLLWSKLERLTSSFGH from the exons ATGGAGATTGTTTATCAGCCTTATATTGACCCTGAATTTGAGTCCCTTATTGAACGAATCAATGCTCCAAG AGTTTGTATCGATAACGACACATGCCAACACTGCACGGTTGTCAAG GTGGACAGTGCAAACAGGCACGGGATTTTGCTAGAAATGGTCCAAGTTTTGACTGATCTCGACCTTGTTATATCCAAATCATACATTTGCTCCGACGGTGGATGGCTCATGGATG TGTTCCATGTGAGAGACCAGCTTGGGAAGAAAATCACTGATGAGACTCTTAATCTTTACATACAACAG GAACTTTGTGATACTAGGAGGAGAGGAGGGGTTCCAAAGGAATTACAAACATGTCACAAAAGGAAGCTGAGGCCATGCCATATCTCAACAGAGCATACGGCCTTGGAGATAACTGGAAGGGACCGGCCTGGCCTCATGTCTGATATATCTGCAGCCCTATACGAATTGGGATGCCATATTACGGCAGCCGTCGCGTGGACTCATAACGGCCGCATGGCCTGCATAATTCAAGTGGAAGATGGACTCAAAGGAGGGCCTATCATGGTTCAAAAACGGCTGGCTCTAGTACAGGAGAAGCTAGAGAGTGTAGTTGAGGGCCATCATGAGAATGGAGATAAGAGGAGTGTACTGTTAACCGCTCCGGCAGCCGATAGGACACATACGGAACGGCGACTCCACCAGATGATGTACGCCGACAAAGACTACGAACCATGTCAGGGATGTGATGGCAGCTGCAGGCACTGGAATGGGTGTAAGAAGACTCATGTGACGGTTGAGACTTGCAAGGAAAAAGGGTACTCGCTGGTGAACGTGAGGAGTAGGGACAGAAACAAGCTATTGTTTGATACAGTTTGTGCCTTAACCGACATGCAATATGTTGTATTCCATGCAGCCGTCAGCTTAAAAGGCTCCATGGCTAATCAG GAATATTTTATAAGGAGGCAGGACGGCTGCAGTTTGGTGTCGGAAACTGAAAGTCGTAAACTTGCCCAATGTTTGGTTGCGGCAATCGAACGAAGAGTTTCCCAT GGGGTAAGGCTGGATATATGTACTGAAAACAAGATGGGGTTGCTGTGGTATTTAACGAGGGTGTTCCGAGAAAATGGGCTATCAATAACACGAACGGAGATAGGAACACATGGGGAAAGAGCAAGCGGATGTTTTTATGTTACAGATGCTTCAGGGAATGATGCAAATCCAAGAACGGTGGAATTGGTGAGACAACAGATTGGGGGATCTGTTTTGGTTGTAAACAAGTCCCCCAATTCTTCATTAAGTGTCAGCAGAAGCAGCGGTGAAATGGAAGAAAGACCCAGATTTTCATTAGGAAATCTCTTGTGGTCTAAGCTTGAGCGACTTACATCCAGTTTCGGTCATTAA
- the LOC105804059 gene encoding uncharacterized protein LOC105804059 has protein sequence MSWLSRSIVNSLKLDEDDDDRTDAAPNPKAEPDLDPDQSPPSQSYPSSDPNTPRGVKEDISELTKTLTRQFWGVASFLAPPPLGSSNQQLDHTEDEQSLRPPSDGWDEASDEALISGIRSDLSEIGGKFKTEISKLSKNIAVSEFTKMASNFLQLGSDEENLEKYESGNVVGVTEDVVAFARDIAMHPRTWLDFPVPDNDDFDDFDMSDAQQEHALAIERLAPRLAALRIEICPGYMSEGCFWKIYFILLHPQLNEHDAELLSTPQVVAAREMLMPGLQYRAKVKVVEDHSERDTSKITADLPHEESLSLPCSSQSKAVLLKATGSGEGDTAIVVEIETEQHPVQSGEMQVVDKSVIEEEPMKVIKHQHSTSGSSGVSIEKFEDDADDWLEEETSEAFGRSATTIPLGNDEDVSFSDLENDDDDSVPISYKQVTSGSDSSTKDSRDWVQLGRSSTDSVKDVSCVGDKLLGSEEVSARNPETKESNDWLDIEEIM, from the exons ATGTCGTGGTTATCTAGATCCATTGTCAACTCGCTGAAACTCGACGAAGACGATGATGACCGTACAGATGCTGCACCGAATCCCAAAGCCGAACCCGACCTTGACCCTGATCAATCCCCTCCCTCCCAGTCCTATCCTTCGTCGGATCCCAACACTCCTCGTGGCGTTAAAGAAGACATCTCCGAGCTTACCAAAACCCTAACCCGCCAATTCTGGGGCGTTGCCTCTTTCCTTGCCCCGCCTCCTCTGGGGTCATCGAACCAACAACTCGATCACACTGAGGATGAACAATCCCTCCGACCACCGTCCGATGGTTGGGATGAGGCGTCCGATGAGGCATTGATATCGGGAATACGTAGCGATTTATCGGAGATTGGCGGGAAGTTCAAGACCGAAATCTCGAAACTGTCTAAAAATATTGCCGTCTCGGAGTTCACTAAGATGGCTTCGAATTTTCTTCAGTTGGGATCTGACGAAGAGAATCTTGAAAAATACGAGAGCGGAAACGTTGTCGGTGTGACGGAAGATGTTGTTGCCTTCGCTAGGGATATCGCGATGCATCCAAGAACTTGGCTCGATTTTCCCGTACCTGATAATGATGATTTTGATG ATTTTGACATGTCTGATGCACAACAAGAACATGCCTTAGCCATTGAGCGTCTTGCACCAAGATTGGCAGCACTTAGGATTGAAATTTGCCCGGGATATATGAGTGAGGGTTGCTTTTGGAAGATCTATTTTATACTTCTACATCCCCAACTCAATGAACATGATGCAGAACTTTTGTCTACTCCCCAA GTAGTTGCAGCTAGAGAGATGTTAATGCCAGGGTTACAGTATCGAGCGAAGGTGAAGGTGGTAGAAGATCATTCTGAAAGAGACACTTCAAAAATAACAGCTGATTTACCACATGAAGAGTCTCTTTCATTGCCTTGTTCAAGTCAATCAAAGGCAGTGCTACTCAAGGCAACTGGAAGTGGAGAAGGCGATACTGCTATAGTTGTTGAAATTGAAACAGAGCAGCATCCAGTTCAGAGTGGTGAGATGCAGGTTGTTGACAAGTCTGTCATTGAGGAAGAGCCGATGAAAGTGATTAAACATCAACATTCAACATCTGGTTCATCTGGAGTTTCTATtgagaaatttgaagatgatGCTGATGACTGGTTAGAGGAGGAAACTTCAGAGGCATTTGGCAGAAGTGCTACCACAATCCCACTTGGAAATGATGAGGATGTTTCATTCAGTGACCTTGAGAATGATGATGACGATAGTGTGCCAATAAGTTATAAGCAAGTGACATCTGGTTCTGATTCTTCAACAAAAGACTCAAGAGATTGGGTTCAACTTGGCAGGAGCTCTACAGACTCGGTTAAAGATGTTAGCTGTGTTGGTGATAAACTTCTTGGGTCTGAGGAGGTAAGTGCTCGTAACCCTGAAACCAAGGAATCAAATGACTGGCTTGATATTGAAGAGATCATGTGA
- the LOC105804058 gene encoding GTP-binding protein At2g22870, which yields MLLRNRLLSLNLTSFLSPPSPLPKSASFLFSFNKTIAHSTHKRPESKPDVSASRAAKQPMSERARFAKTVLFVPPGVDPEDVTDEMILPGSNIVVGPYAGHSQIKEVEFVKSSGRAKDCPKDDRPEFAILGRSNVGKSSLINALVRKKEVALTSKKPGKTQLINHFLVNKSWYIVDLPGYGFARASDAARTDWSSFTKGYFLNRDTLVAVLLLIDASVPPQRIDLDCANWLGRNNIPMTFVFTKCDKLKASKGKRPDENIRDFQELIRENYKQHPAWIMTSSVTGLGRDELLLHLSQLRNYWDQ from the exons ATGCTCCTTCGAAATCGTCTCTTGTCTCTCAATCTCACGTCGTTTCTGTCTCCTCCTTCTCCACTTCCCAAATCAGCatctttccttttctctttcAACAAAACCATCGCTCACTCAACCCATAAGCGCCCCGAATCGAAACCCGACGTGTCAGCTTCAAGGGCCGCCAAGCAACCGATGTCCGAACGGGCGCGGTTTGCGAAGACGGTGTTGTTCGTGCCACCCGGGGTCGACCCGGAAGACGTGACGGATGAAATGATATTGCCGGGTTCCAACATCGTAGTCGGACCTTATGCGGGTCATTCTCAGATTAAGGAAGTGGAGTTTGTGAAGAGTAGCGGTCGGGCTAAGGATTGTCCCAAAGATGACCGACCCGAGTTTGCAATCTTGGGTCGGTCTAATGTGGGCAAATCTTCACTTATTAATGCTTTGGTTCGGAAAAAAGAAGTTGCTCTTACTTCTAAGAAACCAG GGAAGACACAGCTTATTAATCATTTCTTGGTGAATAAAAGTTGGTATATAGTGGATTTGCCTGGTTATGG ATTTGCTAGAGCCTCCGATGCTGCTCGAACAGATTGGTCTTCATTCACTAAAGGCTATTTTCTAAACAGAGACACTCTGGTTGCTGTGCTACTTCTTATTGATGCAAGTGTCCCACCTCAAAGGATTGATCTGGACTGCGCTAACTGGCTCGGACGCAACAAT ATACCAATGACTTTTGTGTTCACAAAGTGTGACAAATTGAAGGCAAGCAAAGGAAAAAGGCCTGATGAGAACATCAGGGACTTCCAAGAACTGATTAGAGAAAACTATAAGCAACATCCGGCATGGATCATGACCAGCAGTGTCACTGGTCTTGGCAGAGATGAGCTTCTCCTACATTTGTCACAATTAAGGAACTATTGGGATCAATAG